A genomic segment from Chitinophagaceae bacterium encodes:
- a CDS encoding oligosaccharide flippase family protein, with product MQEKSKYQGWLLAGLYNGLQKLSIPIFGVLSTMILAHGALTKPEMGVWTIFLTSTSFVELIRQALVKTSLIKYVNHADGEEQRYVLAAALFINSIVTILLIAAITICAGWLASVLNAEGLKPMLYIFAGGMVLLIPFSHFEWALYSKSEFKGLFWVYFFRQGFNLFMIVLYFLFYREVSLNVLVVFFNLGILIGIIVAYLQVKKHLTRTFILKKEWLSSLWHFGKYVFGSGVSTLVFSNASQMMLSPILGSTSFTASQGIANRVINLSDIPSQVLSDILYPKSSKKENAANRERIKFFYEKTVGVALSVNIPIVCFMIAFPKIIILILGGKDYLDAVPYLQCIAITGIFLTFLKYFGVIIDSTGRPKVNFLTISFIALLHVAITYYCIKQFGFIGAAYAAIVSNIIGFIVSQVILYRYFKINIINCFKYAFAFYPEIATMLRDKIKV from the coding sequence GTGCAGGAGAAAAGTAAATATCAGGGATGGCTATTAGCCGGGCTGTATAACGGGCTGCAAAAATTATCAATACCTATTTTTGGTGTATTAAGTACAATGATATTGGCTCATGGCGCTTTAACCAAACCCGAAATGGGAGTTTGGACTATTTTCCTTACCAGCACTTCATTTGTAGAGCTTATTAGGCAGGCACTGGTAAAAACTTCGTTGATAAAATATGTAAACCATGCCGATGGTGAAGAACAACGCTATGTGCTTGCTGCTGCATTGTTTATTAATTCTATTGTAACCATTTTGCTTATTGCGGCTATTACAATTTGTGCAGGATGGCTAGCCTCTGTTCTCAATGCCGAGGGATTAAAACCCATGCTTTATATATTTGCCGGCGGTATGGTTTTACTCATTCCATTTTCGCATTTTGAATGGGCGCTTTACAGCAAATCGGAATTCAAAGGCCTTTTTTGGGTATATTTTTTTCGGCAGGGTTTTAACCTGTTTATGATTGTACTTTACTTTTTATTTTACAGGGAGGTATCATTAAATGTACTGGTTGTTTTTTTCAACCTGGGGATACTCATCGGTATTATAGTGGCATACCTCCAGGTTAAAAAACACCTTACCCGTACATTTATCCTAAAAAAAGAATGGTTAAGCAGTTTGTGGCATTTTGGAAAATATGTTTTTGGTTCCGGGGTAAGTACCCTTGTTTTTAGCAATGCATCTCAAATGATGCTCTCACCCATTTTAGGAAGTACAAGCTTTACGGCCTCCCAGGGAATTGCCAACAGGGTAATTAACCTCTCCGATATACCATCGCAGGTGTTGAGTGATATTTTATATCCCAAAAGTTCCAAAAAAGAAAATGCCGCTAATAGGGAGCGCATCAAATTTTTTTATGAGAAAACAGTTGGGGTAGCGCTAAGTGTAAACATTCCTATCGTGTGTTTTATGATCGCTTTTCCTAAAATTATTATCCTTATACTTGGGGGTAAAGATTACTTAGATGCGGTGCCATACCTGCAATGCATAGCAATTACAGGTATTTTCCTTACTTTTTTAAAATACTTTGGTGTAATTATAGATTCTACCGGAAGGCCAAAGGTAAATTTTTTAACCATCAGCTTTATTGCATTGCTGCATGTAGCCATAACTTATTATTGCATAAAACAATTTGGGTTTATTGGCGCTGCATATGCTGCAATTGTAAGCAACATTATTGGCTTTATTGTTTCGCAGGTAATTTTATACCGGTATTTTAAAATAAATATTATCAATTGTTTTAAATACGCCTTTGCATTTTACCCGGAAATTGCCACAATGTTAAGAGATAAAATAAAAGTATAA
- a CDS encoding glycosyltransferase has translation MSLPALVNRDIIMIGIQPWDFEIGCNFKDMAFVIAKHNRVIYVNRPLDRVTAWRLPDDIKTQNRKQSIEKGEKVLEEVEKNLWVFNPQVMLESINWLNHGFIYRYFNKRNNRKQAAAIDKAMQSLGFKNPVLFIDNDFFNGLYLQNFLKVDCTVYYLRDFLLAQPYFSKHGTISEPELIKKVDLVVANSLYLTSYAKQYNPNSFYIGQGCGDLFFKPIAGETPKDLVNIKNPVIGYCGFLTSARLDIKLLGEIAKARPGWSLVLVGPEDDDFKKSELHVMPNIYFLGRKTEPELPAYVSRFDVCLNPQLINQLTIGNYPRKVDEYLALGKPVVATATETMEAFANCTYLCKDSDEYVLAIEKALEEDNAQKQQLRKEVAASHSWENSINLFYNAVASQKN, from the coding sequence ATGAGTTTACCTGCTTTAGTTAATAGAGATATTATTATGATTGGTATACAGCCCTGGGACTTTGAAATTGGCTGCAACTTTAAAGATATGGCCTTTGTTATTGCAAAGCATAACCGGGTAATTTATGTTAATCGTCCGCTGGACAGAGTTACGGCATGGCGGTTGCCCGATGATATAAAAACCCAAAACAGGAAGCAGAGCATAGAAAAAGGCGAAAAGGTTTTGGAAGAGGTAGAGAAAAATTTATGGGTGTTTAACCCTCAGGTAATGCTTGAATCTATTAATTGGTTGAACCACGGATTTATTTACAGGTATTTTAATAAAAGAAACAATAGAAAACAGGCTGCTGCTATTGATAAGGCAATGCAAAGCCTGGGTTTTAAAAACCCTGTTTTATTTATTGATAACGATTTTTTTAACGGCCTTTATCTCCAGAATTTTTTAAAAGTGGATTGTACCGTTTACTATTTAAGAGATTTTTTACTGGCGCAGCCTTATTTTAGCAAACATGGCACAATATCTGAGCCGGAGTTAATTAAAAAGGTAGACTTGGTGGTGGCCAATTCCCTTTACCTAACTTCCTATGCAAAGCAATACAACCCCAATAGTTTCTATATTGGCCAGGGTTGTGGTGATTTATTTTTTAAACCAATAGCCGGAGAAACACCCAAAGATTTAGTAAATATTAAAAACCCGGTAATTGGCTATTGCGGTTTTTTAACTTCGGCAAGATTAGATATAAAATTATTGGGCGAAATTGCTAAAGCCAGGCCAGGGTGGAGCCTGGTATTGGTGGGTCCGGAAGATGATGATTTTAAAAAATCGGAGTTACATGTTATGCCAAATATTTATTTTTTGGGAAGAAAAACCGAACCAGAATTGCCAGCTTATGTAAGCCGGTTTGATGTGTGCCTAAACCCGCAATTAATTAACCAGCTTACAATTGGCAATTATCCGAGAAAAGTAGATGAATACCTTGCATTAGGTAAACCTGTTGTGGCCACTGCAACCGAAACTATGGAAGCATTTGCAAATTGTACCTACTTATGCAAAGATTCTGATGAATATGTACTGGCAATTGAAAAGGCACTTGAGGAAGACAATGCACAGAAACAGCAATTGCGTAAAGAAGTCGCCGCATCACATTCATGGGAAAATTCAATAAACCTGTTTTATAATGCAGTAGCATCGCAAAAAAATTAA
- a CDS encoding TolC family protein: MKKVLLFATAFFLTSLFCGAQRIQQVPDSIRKKYKVRQLEEKAEEMAQVKENKRKVIDFTSYDNDSLLNLKLIEYALAHNPEIAVSDVNTEVSKAELKYAKKSWMNAISANGNVNEFVVNSSAAASFFPKYNFGVAVPFDIFSRVKKDKAIAKGNIEINKYNKQTKINMVREEVQLRFEAYKEMKEVMMLQQESLEYDLTANEAAKKSYADGEITLEEMNKAYQVYLQEKSKLVSKRRNYKAAKISLEEYIGYDIIDTE; this comes from the coding sequence ATGAAGAAAGTACTATTATTTGCAACTGCATTTTTTTTAACAAGCCTTTTTTGTGGGGCACAAAGAATACAGCAGGTTCCCGATAGCATTCGCAAGAAATATAAAGTAAGGCAATTGGAAGAAAAAGCCGAAGAAATGGCCCAGGTAAAAGAGAATAAAAGAAAGGTAATAGATTTTACCAGCTACGATAACGATTCTCTCTTAAACTTAAAACTCATTGAGTATGCACTTGCCCATAACCCGGAAATTGCGGTGTCTGATGTAAATACGGAAGTGTCAAAAGCAGAGTTGAAATATGCAAAAAAATCATGGATGAATGCTATCTCAGCAAATGGAAATGTAAATGAGTTTGTGGTGAATAGTTCTGCTGCGGCAAGTTTTTTTCCCAAGTATAATTTTGGTGTGGCCGTGCCCTTTGATATTTTTTCGAGGGTAAAGAAAGATAAAGCCATTGCAAAAGGTAATATTGAAATAAATAAGTACAATAAGCAAACTAAGATTAATATGGTAAGAGAGGAAGTGCAATTGCGGTTTGAGGCTTATAAGGAAATGAAAGAAGTGATGATGTTGCAACAGGAATCGCTGGAGTACGACCTTACGGCAAATGAAGCCGCCAAAAAATCGTACGCTGATGGTGAAATTACCCTTGAAGAAATGAATAAAGCGTACCAGGTTTACCTGCAAGAAAAATCCAAGCTGGTATCTAAAAGGAGGAATTACAAAGCCGCTAAAATATCGTTGGAGGAATATATTGGGTATGACATAATAGATACGGAATAA
- a CDS encoding MBOAT family protein — translation MLFNSPEFLGAFLPLTLFVYFLLNKYKLEKSGKLWLLLCSLFFYAWWKPIYLVLLMASMLFNYFAGQRLNYVEDPKWRKIFYIGCLMVNLSVLLYFKYANFFVDNLNYLLPKGHELIIDPIILPLAISFFTFQKFAYITDSYKGETKGYNFLDFSLFVAFFPQLIAGPIVHHKQIVPQFESHSQKLFNTDNFVRGLYQFLMGLIKKIMIADTFAILANAGYAEAHHLSFLDSWITSLSYTIQLYFDFSGYSDMAIGAALMFNIKLPLNFDSPYKSTNIQDFWRRWHITLGNFLREYIYIPLGGNRKGEFKMLKNLVITFLIGGFWHGANWTFVAWGLLHGIALVIHRLWQKTGIKMSNALGITITFLFANFAWVFFRALTISDAFEVIKSMVGIKVAHYSGSHVFTDIYLLPMMLMGVLLLFWKNPKELVAEFKPDYRHLAYMIVLGLLGLLFLNSITASDFLYFDF, via the coding sequence ATGTTATTTAATTCCCCGGAATTTTTAGGCGCTTTTTTGCCATTAACGCTTTTTGTTTACTTTTTACTGAATAAGTATAAGCTGGAAAAATCCGGGAAACTGTGGTTATTACTCTGCTCTTTATTTTTCTATGCATGGTGGAAACCTATTTATTTGGTTCTATTAATGGCCTCAATGCTCTTTAACTATTTTGCAGGCCAAAGGCTTAATTATGTTGAAGACCCCAAATGGCGCAAAATATTTTATATTGGCTGTTTGATGGTGAACCTGTCGGTATTACTTTATTTCAAATACGCAAATTTTTTTGTTGATAACCTCAATTACCTTTTGCCCAAAGGTCATGAATTGATTATTGACCCCATAATACTTCCTCTCGCCATAAGCTTTTTTACGTTTCAGAAATTTGCCTACATAACTGATAGCTACAAGGGCGAAACAAAAGGATATAACTTTTTGGATTTTTCATTATTCGTAGCTTTTTTCCCCCAATTGATAGCAGGGCCAATTGTGCACCATAAACAAATTGTACCACAGTTTGAAAGCCACAGTCAAAAATTATTTAACACCGATAACTTTGTACGTGGCCTTTACCAGTTCCTTATGGGATTGATAAAAAAAATAATGATTGCTGATACCTTTGCCATACTGGCCAATGCAGGTTATGCAGAGGCACACCATCTCTCTTTTTTAGATAGCTGGATCACTTCTCTTTCCTATACCATTCAGCTTTATTTTGATTTTAGCGGTTATTCCGATATGGCTATTGGTGCTGCACTCATGTTCAACATCAAGCTACCCCTAAACTTCGACTCCCCTTATAAGTCAACCAATATCCAGGATTTTTGGCGAAGGTGGCATATTACTTTGGGTAATTTTTTAAGGGAATATATTTATATCCCGCTTGGCGGAAACCGCAAAGGCGAATTTAAAATGCTTAAAAACCTGGTGATTACTTTTTTGATTGGTGGGTTTTGGCATGGTGCAAACTGGACCTTTGTTGCCTGGGGTTTACTGCATGGTATTGCACTTGTAATACACAGGCTTTGGCAAAAAACCGGTATAAAAATGAGTAATGCATTAGGCATTACCATTACTTTTCTTTTTGCAAATTTTGCCTGGGTATTTTTCAGGGCTTTAACTATTTCAGATGCATTTGAAGTAATAAAAAGCATGGTAGGCATAAAAGTTGCTCATTATTCAGGGTCGCATGTATTTACAGATATTTACCTGCTGCCCATGATGCTAATGGGCGTATTGCTGCTTTTCTGGAAAAACCCTAAAGAGCTGGTAGCCGAATTTAAGCCCGATTACAGGCATTTGGCCTATATGATAGTTTTAGGTTTACTGGGATTATTATTTTTAAATTCTATAACGGCAAGCGATTTTCTTTACTTTGATTTTTAA
- a CDS encoding sigma-70 family RNA polymerase sigma factor, translated as MKCLSNLTDQQLVHLYVNGDAEALSALVTRYKDKIYTSIYLLVKDKYLAEDIFQDVFIRVIDTLKGGRYVDEGKFLPWAMRIAHNLCVDHFRKVKRTPTIKTSEDRDIFESLNFSEAGADQRMMNNQSHDKVRKMIDMLPEDQREVIILRHYADLSFKEISQLTNCSINTALGRMRYGLINLRKLMTEKQIAL; from the coding sequence ATGAAATGCCTCTCCAACCTAACTGATCAACAATTGGTACACCTTTATGTGAATGGTGATGCCGAAGCGCTTAGCGCTCTTGTAACCCGCTACAAAGACAAAATTTACACTTCCATTTACTTATTGGTTAAAGATAAGTACCTGGCAGAAGACATTTTTCAGGATGTTTTTATTCGTGTAATAGACACGCTTAAAGGCGGCCGCTATGTTGATGAAGGAAAATTTTTACCCTGGGCTATGCGCATTGCACACAATTTATGTGTAGACCATTTTCGTAAAGTTAAACGCACACCTACTATTAAAACCAGCGAAGACAGGGATATTTTTGAATCGCTTAATTTTTCGGAAGCCGGTGCCGATCAGCGTATGATGAACAACCAAAGCCATGATAAAGTGAGAAAAATGATTGATATGCTTCCTGAAGACCAAAGAGAAGTAATCATTTTGCGCCACTATGCCGATCTTAGCTTTAAAGAAATATCGCAATTAACCAATTGCAGCATCAATACCGCCCTGGGAAGAATGAGATATGGCCTTATAAACCTGCGGAAGCTGATGACAGAAAAACAAATTGCCTTATAA
- the uvrA gene encoding excinuclease ABC subunit UvrA, protein MLKEKKSAEKIIATTTSFNNNIVIKGARLHNLKNVSVSIPRNKLVVVTGVSGSGKSSLTIDTLFAEGQRRYAESLSAYARQFMQRMNKPDVDYIKGLCPAIAIEQKVITRTPRSTVGSMTEIYDYLRLLYARVGTTYSPVSGKIVKKDDIADVVTAIQQCKAGDKIVILSVFKILGKRNVKEELDILLQKGFSRIWVNGEVKQIDDVLNESAQVQEIKNSKESFLVIDRILKKDFDEDDLHRITDSIATAFAEGEGSLYLMINEKKKLHFSNKFELDGIVFEEPVPNLFSFNNPYGACPVCEGFSQILGLDHELIIPDKRLSVYEGAIAPWKGEKLGEWKNAFIKAAKKFDFPVHTPFMKLNEKQQKEIWEGNEYVSGLNDFFKEVEQNLYKVQYRVLLSRYRGRTTCTSCNGFRLRKEALYVKVGTKHIGQLCEMPVKDLQQWFLELFLSEFEEKIAKRILSEINIRIKTLIDVGLGYLTLNRLANSLSGGESQRIQLTRSLGSNLTNSLYILDEPSIGLHSRDTERLIAVLKELRNLGNTVVVVEHDEMMMRHADHIIDMGPFASHLGGEVVAEGNYDEIIANKKSLTGKYLSGELTIDPPKILRKWNRSIFLEGAAQNNLKDISVRFPLNVLCAVSGVSGSGKTTLVKQILYPALQKLKGEGTDKPGAYLDLKGDLDFISQVEMVDQNPIGKSSRSNPVTYIKAYDEIRDLFAAQHLSKMRGFQPRHFSFNVDGGRCDACKGEGEQIVEMQFLADVHLQCEVCYGKRFKEEVLEVKYFGNNVFDVLEMNVDEAIAFFSSDKKSRQALLVAQRLQPLSDVGLGYVKLGQSSNTLSGGEAQRVKLASFLGKGTSNGSILFIFDEPTTGLHFHDIKKLLASFNALIEQGHSVLVIEHNTDVLKSADWIIDLGPEAGVEGGKLVFEGKPSDLKKIRESNTGKFL, encoded by the coding sequence ATGCTCAAAGAAAAAAAATCAGCAGAAAAAATTATTGCTACTACAACTTCTTTTAATAATAACATTGTTATTAAAGGCGCCAGGTTGCACAACTTAAAAAATGTTTCCGTTTCTATTCCACGCAATAAGCTTGTAGTAGTTACGGGTGTTTCCGGCTCAGGAAAATCTTCATTAACCATTGATACATTATTTGCCGAAGGCCAAAGAAGATATGCTGAAAGCCTTAGCGCTTATGCAAGGCAATTTATGCAACGTATGAACAAGCCCGATGTAGATTATATTAAAGGTTTATGCCCGGCCATTGCCATTGAACAAAAAGTAATTACACGTACGCCAAGGAGCACAGTGGGCAGCATGACGGAAATTTATGATTACCTGCGTCTCCTTTATGCAAGGGTTGGTACTACCTATTCGCCGGTGAGCGGTAAAATAGTAAAGAAAGATGATATAGCGGATGTGGTTACTGCTATTCAACAATGTAAAGCGGGGGATAAAATTGTAATTCTTTCTGTATTTAAAATTTTGGGTAAAAGAAATGTAAAGGAAGAACTCGATATTTTATTGCAGAAAGGTTTTTCACGAATTTGGGTAAACGGGGAAGTGAAACAAATTGATGATGTACTCAATGAAAGTGCACAGGTACAGGAAATTAAAAATAGTAAAGAAAGCTTCCTGGTAATTGACAGGATTTTGAAAAAAGATTTTGATGAAGATGATTTGCATCGTATTACCGATTCGATAGCTACGGCATTTGCAGAAGGGGAAGGCAGCCTGTATTTAATGATCAACGAAAAAAAGAAACTGCATTTTAGTAATAAGTTTGAGTTGGATGGAATTGTTTTTGAAGAACCAGTACCCAATTTGTTTTCATTCAACAACCCTTATGGTGCATGCCCGGTTTGCGAAGGCTTCTCACAAATTTTGGGACTCGACCACGAATTAATTATTCCCGACAAACGCCTTAGTGTGTATGAAGGCGCCATAGCTCCATGGAAAGGGGAAAAGCTGGGTGAATGGAAAAATGCATTTATAAAGGCTGCAAAAAAATTCGATTTCCCGGTGCATACACCTTTTATGAAGCTCAACGAAAAGCAGCAAAAAGAAATTTGGGAAGGCAATGAATATGTGAGTGGTCTTAATGATTTCTTTAAAGAGGTAGAACAAAATTTATATAAAGTGCAATACAGGGTTTTGCTAAGCCGCTACCGTGGCCGCACTACCTGTACATCCTGTAATGGCTTCAGGTTGCGTAAAGAGGCGCTTTATGTAAAAGTAGGAACAAAACATATTGGCCAGCTTTGTGAAATGCCCGTTAAAGATTTGCAGCAATGGTTTTTAGAATTATTCTTAAGCGAATTTGAAGAAAAAATTGCCAAACGGATTTTAAGTGAAATCAATATCCGCATTAAAACCTTAATAGATGTTGGCCTTGGTTACCTCACTTTAAACAGGCTTGCCAATTCCCTGAGTGGCGGCGAAAGCCAGCGTATTCAATTAACCAGAAGCTTGGGCAGCAACCTTACCAATTCATTATATATTTTAGACGAGCCTTCTATTGGCCTGCATAGCCGGGATACCGAAAGGCTTATTGCAGTTTTAAAAGAGTTGAGAAATTTAGGGAACACAGTTGTTGTAGTTGAGCACGACGAAATGATGATGCGACATGCAGATCATATTATTGATATGGGCCCATTTGCCAGCCATTTGGGAGGCGAGGTTGTAGCTGAAGGAAATTATGATGAAATTATTGCAAACAAAAAAAGCCTTACCGGTAAGTATCTTTCTGGTGAACTCACTATTGATCCGCCAAAAATATTACGCAAATGGAACAGGTCAATTTTTCTTGAAGGCGCAGCCCAAAATAACCTCAAAGATATTTCGGTAAGGTTTCCGCTTAATGTTCTTTGTGCTGTAAGCGGCGTAAGTGGAAGCGGTAAAACAACTTTGGTAAAGCAAATACTTTACCCGGCCCTGCAAAAACTTAAAGGAGAAGGAACCGATAAACCCGGCGCATATTTAGATTTAAAAGGCGACTTGGATTTTATTAGCCAGGTTGAAATGGTAGATCAAAACCCGATAGGTAAAAGCAGCAGGAGCAACCCGGTTACTTATATAAAAGCTTATGATGAAATACGTGACCTGTTTGCAGCACAACATTTGAGTAAAATGCGTGGCTTTCAACCCAGGCACTTTTCTTTTAATGTAGATGGTGGCAGGTGCGATGCCTGTAAAGGAGAAGGGGAGCAAATTGTAGAAATGCAGTTTTTGGCCGACGTGCATTTGCAATGTGAAGTGTGCTATGGAAAAAGATTTAAAGAAGAAGTACTGGAAGTAAAATATTTTGGCAACAATGTATTTGATGTTTTGGAGATGAATGTAGATGAAGCCATTGCCTTTTTCAGCTCTGATAAAAAGAGCAGGCAGGCCTTGCTGGTAGCACAAAGATTACAGCCTTTAAGCGATGTAGGATTGGGTTATGTAAAACTGGGGCAAAGCAGTAATACGCTTAGTGGTGGCGAGGCACAAAGGGTAAAGCTCGCTTCTTTTTTGGGTAAAGGCACATCAAATGGCAGTATACTTTTTATTTTTGATGAGCCTACTACAGGGTTGCATTTTCACGATATAAAAAAACTATTGGCTTCATTTAATGCACTTATTGAACAGGGCCATTCCGTATTGGTTATTGAACATAATACCGATGTGTTGAAAAGTGCCGATTGGATTATTGACCTTGGCCCCGAAGCAGGTGTGGAAGGCGGTAAACTGGTTTTTGAAGGTAAGCCCTCCGATTTAAAAAAAATTAGGGAAAGCAATACCGGAAAATTTTTATAG
- a CDS encoding aminodeoxychorismate/anthranilate synthase component II — protein sequence MKILVFDNYDSFTYNLVHMVEKIVGIRPDVYQNDSISLEKVNNYDKIILSPGPGLPSEAGLLLPLIKKYAVSKSILGVCLGHQAIAEAFGGRLLNLSTVYHGVDSNCTVFNNHNSLFKGLPENIKVGHYHSWVVSEVDFPQMLEITARDENGNIMALQHKQYDVKGVQFHPESILTPQGELVLANWLK from the coding sequence ATGAAAATATTGGTTTTTGATAATTATGATTCATTTACCTACAACCTTGTTCACATGGTAGAGAAGATTGTAGGTATAAGGCCAGATGTTTATCAAAACGATAGTATAAGTCTTGAGAAAGTGAACAATTACGATAAAATTATTTTGTCGCCAGGGCCGGGCTTGCCTTCGGAAGCAGGTTTGCTGCTGCCTCTTATAAAAAAGTATGCTGTATCAAAAAGCATATTGGGAGTTTGCCTTGGCCACCAGGCAATAGCCGAAGCATTTGGCGGCCGGTTGCTAAATCTCTCAACCGTTTACCATGGCGTAGACAGCAATTGTACTGTTTTTAATAACCACAATTCTTTATTTAAGGGGCTTCCTGAAAATATTAAAGTGGGCCATTATCATTCGTGGGTGGTGAGTGAAGTAGATTTTCCGCAAATGCTTGAAATAACAGCAAGGGATGAAAACGGTAATATAATGGCATTGCAGCATAAACAGTACGATGTAAAAGGCGTGCAATTTCACCCGGAAAGTATATTGACCCCACAGGGGGAACTGGTATTAGCCAATTGGTTGAAATAA
- the thrC gene encoding threonine synthase — MFFYSTNKQSPVVNFKTATLNGQAPDKGLYFPEKIHIHSNEWIKNISHASNEAIAYNAIKPYVGDTIPNDILQAIVAETVSFPIPLVEINSQISSLELFHGPTLAFKDVGARFMSRCLGYFTKNITKKITVLVATSGDTGGAVANGFYNVPGIDVVILYPSGKVSTVQEKQLTTTGKNIKALEVKGSFDDCQAMVKDIFSRSGDFPGLFLTSANSINVARWLPQQFYYFFACKQWKKEYGIPVIAVPSGNFGNICAGLVAKVSGLPVKHFIAACNSNNTVPEFFKTGNINPKSTIATISNAMDVSNPSNFVRILELFQHQIPELKKSISAYSISDSETKETIISTYKKYGYLLDPHGAVGFFAMEKYLQQYPQAKGFIVETAHPVKFYDVVEPLINEPVPVPNNIQSIHSLEKQSTVIENNVEELAAILKKMN, encoded by the coding sequence TTGTTTTTCTACAGCACCAACAAACAGTCGCCGGTTGTAAATTTTAAAACCGCTACATTAAACGGGCAGGCGCCCGATAAAGGTTTATATTTTCCTGAAAAAATACACATCCACAGCAATGAATGGATAAAAAACATTTCACATGCCAGTAACGAAGCCATAGCTTATAATGCCATAAAACCTTATGTAGGCGATACAATACCCAATGATATTTTACAAGCTATTGTTGCAGAAACCGTATCATTCCCTATTCCTCTAGTTGAAATAAACAGCCAAATTTCATCGCTTGAACTTTTTCATGGGCCTACATTGGCATTTAAAGATGTGGGCGCAAGGTTTATGAGCAGATGCCTGGGCTATTTTACAAAAAACATCACTAAAAAAATTACGGTACTGGTAGCTACATCGGGAGATACAGGTGGCGCAGTTGCCAATGGTTTTTATAATGTGCCCGGCATTGATGTGGTAATACTTTATCCTTCGGGCAAAGTAAGCACTGTTCAGGAAAAACAATTAACCACTACAGGAAAAAACATTAAAGCTTTGGAAGTAAAAGGAAGTTTTGATGATTGCCAGGCCATGGTTAAAGATATTTTTAGCCGCTCAGGGGATTTTCCGGGATTATTTTTAACATCGGCCAATTCAATAAATGTTGCCAGGTGGCTGCCTCAGCAATTTTATTATTTCTTTGCCTGCAAGCAATGGAAAAAAGAGTATGGCATCCCGGTAATTGCCGTACCCAGCGGCAACTTTGGCAATATTTGTGCCGGCTTAGTGGCAAAGGTTTCAGGCCTTCCTGTAAAACATTTTATTGCAGCCTGCAATTCAAACAACACGGTTCCGGAATTTTTTAAAACGGGGAATATAAACCCCAAATCAACTATTGCTACAATATCCAATGCCATGGATGTAAGCAATCCCAGCAATTTTGTAAGGATCCTCGAACTTTTTCAGCATCAAATCCCGGAATTAAAAAAATCAATTTCTGCTTACAGCATTTCGGATAGTGAAACCAAAGAAACTATCATTAGCACTTATAAAAAATATGGATACCTTTTAGATCCGCATGGCGCAGTGGGCTTTTTTGCAATGGAAAAATATTTACAGCAATATCCACAGGCAAAAGGTTTTATTGTAGAAACCGCACACCCAGTAAAATTTTACGATGTTGTAGAACCATTAATTAATGAACCTGTACCGGTGCCCAATAACATCCAATCTATACACTCCCTTGAAAAGCAATCTACTGTTATTGAAAATAATGTTGAAGAACTTGCGGCTATCCTAAAAAAAATGAATTAA